A segment of the Leptospira andrefontaineae genome:
CCAGAACGACTACAGGGAATAGCTGTAATTTTTGTAATAATTTTAAATTGTATAAGAACGCTTCAGCGGACTCTGTTAAGGTCTCGGAACTTGCATGGATGACCGCGAATTTTTCGGGCTCCAAGGACTGGAATAGTTTCAGGAACTGAAAACTGTCCTTGGAGTTTTCTGTGACTTCTAGAAGTTTGAGTAGGATCTCCTGGTGATTCATCTCTCCCGGGAGTCTGATTTAGTCGATCTGATAGGCAACTAATTTTCCTTTCAACTTTGCTATGGTGACGGATTGTTCTTTGTCAGACTTCAGTTTTAAGAAACCTAAAAGGGAAGGATCTCCTGCTACTAAAGCCACATAGGATCCGGAGAAATTCTTCTTCAAAGCCTCTCCCCAGCTGGAATAAAGTTCGGAAACGGATTCCTTATCTCCCAATCGAACTCCGTAAGGAGGATTAGTCACAATTTTCCCTTCTTTGAATCCAAGGCTGGAATCCAGTTCTTCTGCGGAAGCAACCTTCCAACGGATCAGGTCGGCGATTCCTGCTTCTTTAGCATTCTTCTTTGCAAGTTCAATAGCTTCTTCGGAAATATCAGAACCGAACAGTAGAGTCTCCTTGGAGTTCCATTCTTCTTTCGCTTTGCAAGGTCCAAAAAGTCGAGTGAAGATAGAAGATCTAGATAAACTTTTGTAATTCACCCAGCCACCATTTCTCATTCTGAGTGCTGCCTCTATCAATAGAGTTCCCGAGCCGCAGAATGGATCGTACAATGCCTCTCCCGGTTTCCAGCCTGAAAAACGGAGAAGCGCTTGAGCCAAAGTTTCTCTGAGTGGAGCTTCTCCACCTTCTCTTCCATGGCCTCTTCTCTGTAAAGGTTGAGCGTGTAATGCCAGATATAATTTAACCTGGTTCATTCTGGAACGAAGGTAGAATAGTACTTCCGGTTCTTCACGATCTGCTTCCGGCAATTCCAGGCCTTGGGCCCTAAATCTGTCGAAGATCGCGTCTTTTAAACGATAAGTCGCATAACGTGAATCTTGCAGGCTATCTTTTGTAGCAGCGTCTATTCTGAACTTGGTGCCTGGAGAAAGTAATTTCTCGAAAGGGAACATTGCCGCGACTTCGTATAGATCGTCCGGTCCTTGTATATCCGACCAAGAAGATAATTCAAAGCTGATCCCGGAAGAAATCCCGGAACTCAAACAGAAGTCCCTGACTTTTTTGGAAGGTCCCTTAAAGAAAACTCCTCCTCTATTGTCGGAAAGAATTTCGAGACCTGCTTCTTTCACTTCTTCTTTTAATAAGAATGCAAGGCCGTCTCCACATGACGCGTGATATGTGAGTGCTTCCGGTCTATCGAATTCGGAAAGAGAAAGTTTCCCGGACTGCCAACCGGGACGAATCCCTTCTCTGAAATTATCTTCTTCGTAAGGACGAGTTGGACGTTCGGAACGAAATCCTTCTTTTCCGCGTGGAGAAAAAGGACGCCTTTCTCCACGATCTGAGTCACGGGAGAATGGTTTACGTTCACCTCTGTCAGAGTCACGAGAAAACGGTTTTCTTTCGCCGCGGTCAGAATCTCGAGAGAAAGGTTTTCTTTCTCCGCGATCTGAATTACGTGAGAATGGTTTCCGTTCGCCGCGGTCAGAATTTTCACCGTAGGAACTTCTACCTTCTCTTCTTGTATTTCCGGAAAAAGGTTTTCGTTCACCTCTATCAGAGTCACGAGAGAAGGGTTTTCTATCTCCGCGGTCGGAGTCACGAGAGTATGGCTTTCTTTCTCCGCGGTCTGAATTGCGGGAGAATGGTTTTCTTTCTTCTCGATCGGAGTTGCGAGCGAATGGTTTACGTTCACCTCTGCCAGAATCTCGAGAAAAAGGTTTTCTTTCTCCACGGTCGGAGTCACGAGAGAATGGTTTTCTTTCTCCACGGTCAGAGTCGCGAGAGAATGGTTTTCTATCTCCGCGGTCGGAGTCACGAGAGTATGGCTTTCTTTCTCCACGATCAGAATTACGGGAGAATGGTTTACGATCTCCTCGATCGGAATCTTTTTCGCGGTAAGGCTTTTTGTCATCGTCTGAAAATTTACGATTTCCGGATCGAGCAGGCGGCTTTCTATCATTGCCGGAACGAAAAGGTTTAGAGTCTCCTCTTTCTCTTTTGAAATCGGAAGATTCTCTATCTTCTCTTCTTTTATAAGGCCTTTCGGATCCTTCTTCTTTTCTCGTTTTGAAGTCAGGCTTTTTGAAGGATCTATCTTTAGGTTTGTCGGAAGAATATCCTGACTTAGAGTTTCCGTCTTTGGAGCGGTAAGGTCTTTCTGAATCGCCTCTTTCTTTAGAGCGATATGGTTTACGATCGGAATCTTTATCTGCGCTCGAGTTTTTGGAGCGAGTCGGTTTTGAAAAAGAAGAACCTGATTTATTAGAAGGCCCCTTCTTGCCATAACCGGAAGAAGGGGATTTTTTAGGGGATGGTTTTTTGGAATTCAATGCTTAGGCGATTTGTTGGGCCAAATAATTTTGGACCCCAATGGTTTTGATGATCTCTAGCTGGGCCTCGAGCCAGTCGATATGCTCCTCCTCGGAGACGAGGATCTTCTCGAGCAATTCACGTGTGCCGTTGTCTTTATTCTTGGTGGTAATTTCTATCCCACGATTCAAACGTTCTACGGCATTATACTCTACGTCTAAATCATTCTTTAGGATACTTTCGATATCCTTGCCTACATTGATCTTCATGTATCTTTGCAGATCAGGAATTCCGTCCAGGAAGAGTATACGCTCGATCACTTGGTCTGCGTGATTCATCTCTTCGATGGATTCCTTCTTCATGTAAGAAGCAAGCTTGTCATAACCCCAGTTCTTGTTCAACTTAGCGTGGATAAAATACTGGTTGATCGCTGTGAGTTCGGCGGAGAGCACTTCCGCTAAGATTTCGAGGACTTCTTGGTTTCCTTTCACGTCGTTTCTCCTACCTCAGATCACTATAAACGAGAGTGCCTATTTTGAAAAGCGAGATTCCAAAAAAGGCAGAGTAGATCTTTAAGTTTTTGACTTTGCTCGAAATCGAGAGCAGTAAAATTTGTAGGAATATGACCTCGGCCTATGTGCTCGACTCACATTTAAGTAAATTTGGCAAGACTGATTCCGATTATCAATCGCTATCTTATGAGACTGCAAATCAGCTACTTAAAAGGAACCCGGATTTCGTTCCTGAATTTCTAATATTCGCATGTATGGCCCCGGAACGTTATACTGGGGAAATTTTTTTACCGGCAAAGATCAAAGAAGATCTGGGACTTTCTTCCTTGTTCGCTATTCGTTCGGAGACTGCATCGTCTAGTGGGGCTTCTGCTCTACATCTGGCCCGTTATCTTCTTCTATCAGGAAAATTTAAAAGAGGAATTGTGATCGGGACAGAAGTCATGAGTAGACTTCCTAGAGAAGAGAATAATCTTCTTTTGGGTTCCGTACTTTCTTCCCAGCAAAGAAATCTGGCTATGTCGATGGCCCAGGGTGGCGCCCTGACAGCAACCAGGTACTTAAGGGATTTCGGATATACTAGAAAGGAACTTTTTAGATTATCTAAGAAACTTCACGATAGCGGTCTTGAGAATAAGATCGCACATATTCAAAAAAACTTAAGCGAAGAGGAATACTTCTCTTCTCCTATGTTCTCCAGTCCATTATGTTTATATGATATTTCTCCTTTGTCGGACGGTTCCTGCGCATTACTATTGGAAACCGATCCGGAAAGACTGAAGAAGGACCGCA
Coding sequences within it:
- the bfr gene encoding bacterioferritin; the encoded protein is MKGNQEVLEILAEVLSAELTAINQYFIHAKLNKNWGYDKLASYMKKESIEEMNHADQVIERILFLDGIPDLQRYMKINVGKDIESILKNDLDVEYNAVERLNRGIEITTKNKDNGTRELLEKILVSEEEHIDWLEAQLEIIKTIGVQNYLAQQIA
- a CDS encoding thiolase family protein, which produces MTSAYVLDSHLSKFGKTDSDYQSLSYETANQLLKRNPDFVPEFLIFACMAPERYTGEIFLPAKIKEDLGLSSLFAIRSETASSSGASALHLARYLLLSGKFKRGIVIGTEVMSRLPREENNLLLGSVLSSQQRNLAMSMAQGGALTATRYLRDFGYTRKELFRLSKKLHDSGLENKIAHIQKNLSEEEYFSSPMFSSPLCLYDISPLSDGSCALLLETDPERLKKDRKKIEITGTGHGLGQVNGVPGGLSFPASKSAFEQAYAESGKKPSDIKVAELHDAFTIFEIIAAEDAGLFPQGKALANVAEGITDKRGRLPINPSGGLKTRGHPVGVSGLAQIAELCEFMNTNDTDTALGLSIGGLGVNNFATILEAKR
- a CDS encoding THUMP domain-containing class I SAM-dependent RNA methyltransferase translates to MRPGWQSGKLSLSEFDRPEALTYHASCGDGLAFLLKEEVKEAGLEILSDNRGGVFFKGPSKKVRDFCLSSGISSGISFELSSWSDIQGPDDLYEVAAMFPFEKLLSPGTKFRIDAATKDSLQDSRYATYRLKDAIFDRFRAQGLELPEADREEPEVLFYLRSRMNQVKLYLALHAQPLQRRGHGREGGEAPLRETLAQALLRFSGWKPGEALYDPFCGSGTLLIEAALRMRNGGWVNYKSLSRSSIFTRLFGPCKAKEEWNSKETLLFGSDISEEAIELAKKNAKEAGIADLIRWKVASAEELDSSLGFKEGKIVTNPPYGVRLGDKESVSELYSSWGEALKKNFSGSYVALVAGDPSLLGFLKLKSDKEQSVTIAKLKGKLVAYQID